A DNA window from Thermosynechococcaceae cyanobacterium Okahandja contains the following coding sequences:
- a CDS encoding dihydrolipoamide acetyltransferase family protein, translating to MIRELFMPALSSTMTEGKIVSWVKSPGDKVAKGETVLIVESDKADMDVESFYDGYLAVITVPAGEVAPVGSTIGLIAETEAEIAAAEAKATSLGSAKPAAETAPASNGASASVAPVEVAAAPAPSGRIVASPRARKLAKEHKIDLKTLKGTGPNGRITAADVEALLGVATPAPTPVAPPPAPVAAPVVAKEDLVPLTTLQNAVVRNMVASLAIPDFHVAYTITTDALDRLYQQIKSKGVTMTALLAKAIALTLQKHPIMNAYYTEQGIQYRRDINIAVAVAMPGGGLITPVLKNADQIDIYTLSRTWKDLVERARAKQLQPEEYNSGTFSLSNLGMFGVDSFDAILTPGQGAIMAVGASQPTVVATEEGLLGVKRQMKVNITCDHRVIYGADAAAFLRDLAKLVETNPQALTL from the coding sequence ATGATTCGTGAACTGTTTATGCCCGCCCTCAGCTCCACTATGACGGAAGGCAAAATTGTCTCTTGGGTCAAGTCCCCGGGGGATAAAGTGGCCAAGGGCGAAACAGTCTTAATTGTCGAATCGGACAAGGCGGATATGGATGTGGAGTCCTTCTACGATGGCTATTTGGCGGTCATTACCGTACCGGCGGGCGAGGTAGCTCCCGTTGGCTCGACCATTGGCTTAATTGCTGAAACGGAGGCGGAAATTGCCGCTGCGGAGGCAAAAGCAACCTCCCTAGGGAGTGCTAAACCTGCTGCTGAAACAGCACCCGCCAGCAATGGCGCTAGTGCCAGTGTGGCTCCGGTCGAAGTGGCCGCCGCACCCGCTCCTTCCGGTCGTATTGTTGCCTCTCCCCGTGCCCGCAAGTTGGCCAAAGAGCACAAGATTGATCTGAAAACCCTCAAGGGTACCGGCCCCAATGGGCGGATTACCGCCGCCGATGTGGAAGCCCTGTTGGGAGTGGCCACTCCAGCCCCTACGCCCGTCGCGCCGCCGCCAGCACCAGTTGCGGCACCCGTTGTGGCCAAGGAGGATTTGGTGCCCCTAACCACACTGCAAAATGCGGTGGTGCGGAATATGGTGGCCAGTTTAGCCATCCCCGATTTCCATGTGGCCTATACCATTACCACCGATGCCTTAGATCGGCTCTACCAGCAGATTAAATCTAAGGGGGTCACGATGACGGCGCTGCTAGCGAAGGCGATCGCCCTGACGCTGCAAAAGCACCCGATTATGAATGCCTACTATACCGAGCAGGGCATTCAGTACCGCCGCGATATTAACATTGCGGTGGCGGTGGCCATGCCTGGGGGTGGTTTGATTACCCCCGTGCTCAAAAATGCCGATCAGATTGATATTTATACCCTCTCGCGCACTTGGAAAGACCTTGTAGAGCGTGCCCGTGCCAAGCAACTGCAACCGGAGGAGTACAACAGTGGCACCTTCAGCCTCTCGAACTTAGGCATGTTTGGGGTGGATAGTTTTGATGCCATTCTGACACCGGGGCAAGGGGCCATTATGGCGGTGGGGGCCTCTCAACCCACGGTTGTGGCCACCGAGGAGGGGCTGCTGGGGGTGAAGCGGCAAATGAAGGTGAATATCACCTGCGATCACCGGGTCATTTACGGGGCCGATGCGGCAGCTTTCCTGCGGGATTTAGCCAAGCTGGTTGAAACAAATCCTCAAGCCCTGACGCTCTAG
- a CDS encoding ABC transporter ATP-binding protein has protein sequence MRVPALLEINNLHFAYTAAQPLLQGLTLQIGCGDRLGITGDNGCGKTTLLLLCAGVLAAQQGTIYCCGQPVKVGHFQPQLGVVLQNPADQLIGATVAEDVAFGPENLGQPPTAVQARVQEALALTHTTHLADRVPHQLSGGEQRMVAIAGILAMRPQLILYDEPTAFLDRRNCQDLIAFLQQDPTPRMIVSHDAAFLQAVCNQVLELAAGQLRPLAL, from the coding sequence ATGCGGGTGCCTGCCCTCCTTGAGATTAACAATCTGCATTTTGCCTACACTGCCGCTCAGCCATTACTCCAAGGGCTGACGTTGCAGATTGGTTGTGGCGATCGCCTGGGCATTACGGGGGACAATGGTTGCGGTAAAACCACGCTGTTGCTCCTGTGTGCCGGGGTATTGGCAGCGCAGCAAGGGACTATTTACTGTTGCGGCCAGCCGGTCAAGGTCGGTCACTTTCAGCCGCAGTTGGGGGTGGTGCTGCAAAACCCGGCGGATCAACTGATTGGCGCAACCGTTGCCGAGGATGTGGCCTTTGGGCCTGAAAATTTGGGGCAGCCGCCAACAGCCGTACAGGCACGGGTGCAGGAAGCCCTCGCGCTAACCCACACAACCCACTTAGCGGATCGAGTGCCCCACCAACTTTCCGGGGGTGAGCAACGGATGGTGGCGATCGCGGGTATTTTAGCCATGCGGCCTCAACTGATCCTTTACGATGAACCCACCGCCTTTTTAGATCGTCGCAATTGCCAAGACTTAATTGCTTTTTTGCAGCAGGATCCAACGCCACGCATGATTGTCAGTCACGATGCGGCCTTCTTGCAGGCGGTCTGTAACCAAGTCCTAGAACTGGCGGCGGGGCAACTCCGCCCCCTTGCCCTGTAA
- a CDS encoding DUF3146 family protein, which produces MAAKPLPQTTAHVRITAQSWQEGHIRGQVCASKYQWDFCWHFKAKRLSISPALGRALIKEPLGRFLEQQDYQLEPGGDYEFIVRATF; this is translated from the coding sequence GTGGCGGCCAAACCCTTACCCCAGACCACTGCCCATGTTCGGATTACGGCCCAAAGCTGGCAAGAGGGGCACATTCGCGGTCAGGTGTGCGCCAGTAAGTACCAATGGGATTTTTGCTGGCACTTCAAAGCCAAACGCCTGAGCATTTCACCTGCCCTGGGACGCGCCTTAATCAAGGAACCCCTTGGGCGCTTTCTTGAGCAACAGGACTATCAATTAGAACCGGGTGGAGACTACGAATTTATTGTGCGGGCAACATTTTAG
- a CDS encoding YlqD family protein: MDTKLLLRRQISVKAVVTPLWKEDAQRQLQAQLNQIDIQIQQLDLQLQQVVGELRKSSDPEDLVKARIQDVQGQANNQKAQLLQQKNAILQQLDQVQRLEEGEEVDQGQVDNFFYVTKGDNLIQKMQVEILMRDGVIEDIRGTL; encoded by the coding sequence ATGGACACTAAACTGCTCCTGCGGCGACAAATTTCAGTCAAAGCAGTCGTAACCCCCCTCTGGAAAGAAGATGCCCAGCGGCAGCTACAGGCGCAACTCAATCAAATTGACATTCAAATTCAGCAACTCGACTTGCAGCTTCAACAAGTGGTGGGTGAACTGCGCAAAAGCAGTGACCCTGAGGATTTAGTGAAAGCCCGCATTCAAGACGTGCAGGGACAAGCCAATAATCAAAAGGCGCAACTGTTGCAGCAGAAAAACGCCATTTTGCAACAACTGGATCAAGTCCAACGCCTTGAAGAGGGGGAAGAAGTGGATCAAGGGCAGGTCGATAACTTCTTCTACGTCACCAAAGGGGACAACCTGATCCAAAAAATGCAGGTGGAAATCCTGATGCGCGATGGTGTCATCGAAGACATTCGCGGCACCCTCTAG
- the glnT gene encoding type III glutamate--ammonia ligase gives MSESLAAYADAHGITYFLISFTDLLGVQRAKLVPAAVVDRMAAGQAGFAGFATWLDMTPADADVLAVGDRQCLFPLPWKPEVAWLPANLLQVDNTPLRQTPRWVLQQVLQQAAELGYRPRTGVECEFMLLRADGEALSDPADTQAKPCYDQLSLMRRFEVIRDICDGMQSLGWQPYQNDHEDANGQFEMNWLFDDALVTSDRHAFFKCMVKSIAELHGYRATFMPKPFGHLTGNGCHMHVSVWDSSGTQNLFLDPEDELGLSALAYHFMAGVLAHGEALCAFTCPTVNSYRRLSAPVTLSGATWSPSTLTYTGNNRTHAIRIPDAGRFELRLADGAANPYLLAAAVIAAGLDGIVNKLDPGARCDQNSYTDPLPKGAAKEVPQTLKAALDALDRDPLFRDRLGSECIDAYLKLKLQEWEQFRHHVTPWERQTTLDC, from the coding sequence ATGTCTGAATCCTTAGCTGCCTACGCTGATGCCCACGGTATCACCTACTTCCTGATTTCCTTTACCGATTTACTAGGGGTACAGCGGGCAAAACTGGTACCTGCGGCGGTAGTGGATCGCATGGCGGCAGGGCAAGCGGGCTTTGCCGGTTTTGCCACATGGTTGGATATGACCCCTGCCGATGCCGATGTGTTAGCCGTGGGCGATCGCCAGTGTCTGTTTCCTTTACCCTGGAAGCCTGAAGTGGCATGGCTGCCCGCCAATTTACTCCAAGTGGACAATACGCCTCTGCGGCAAACGCCCCGCTGGGTACTGCAACAGGTTCTACAGCAAGCGGCAGAGCTAGGGTATCGACCCCGCACGGGGGTAGAGTGCGAGTTTATGCTCCTGAGGGCTGACGGGGAGGCGCTTTCTGATCCGGCGGATACCCAAGCCAAGCCCTGCTACGATCAACTGAGCCTGATGCGCCGCTTTGAGGTGATCCGTGACATCTGCGATGGGATGCAAAGTTTGGGTTGGCAGCCTTACCAGAATGATCACGAAGATGCTAACGGTCAGTTTGAGATGAACTGGCTCTTTGATGATGCCTTAGTGACCAGCGATCGCCACGCCTTTTTTAAGTGCATGGTCAAAAGTATTGCCGAGCTGCACGGCTACCGTGCCACATTTATGCCCAAGCCCTTTGGGCACCTGACCGGAAATGGCTGCCACATGCACGTTTCTGTGTGGGATAGCAGTGGTACCCAGAATCTTTTCCTAGATCCAGAGGATGAACTGGGACTCTCCGCGCTGGCCTACCACTTTATGGCTGGGGTTCTGGCCCATGGGGAAGCCCTGTGCGCCTTTACCTGCCCCACGGTCAATTCCTACCGCCGCCTGAGTGCGCCGGTTACCCTCTCGGGTGCCACGTGGTCACCGAGTACCCTCACCTATACGGGCAATAACCGCACCCACGCCATCCGTATTCCCGATGCGGGTCGCTTTGAGTTACGCCTTGCGGATGGGGCGGCCAACCCCTACTTGCTGGCGGCAGCCGTGATTGCGGCCGGGTTGGATGGCATCGTGAACAAACTCGATCCGGGGGCACGTTGTGATCAGAACAGCTATACGGATCCGTTACCGAAGGGGGCGGCCAAGGAGGTACCACAAACCCTCAAGGCGGCTCTTGATGCCCTTGATCGCGACCCCCTCTTTCGCGATCGCCTCGGCAGTGAGTGCATTGATGCCTACCTCAAGCTCAAGTTGCAGGAATGGGAGCAGTTTCGCCACCATGTTACCCCCTGGGAACGTCAAACGACCCTAGATTGCTAA
- a CDS encoding polysaccharide export protein, translating into MGHLPLALLQRRGLSVVIVLALSTAPLMPRPTIAQMPPTAPYNFGVNPLADYILGPGDVLFVEVVNLPNSVTNQRQFPVNLDGTVVLPLAGRLRVEGLTLPQAEQVILDAYSKVMRFPAVTVNLQTPRPMRILVAGEVTRPGSYTVPFTGISVARGGAPTDAVGLSGGLTWPRLTGVIAQAGGITQDADIRNVEIRRQLGNGQTAVTKVNLWDLIQSGDANQDLTLRSDDVIVIPKATTVNAAEAVRLASATFSPQTIRVQVVGEVLRPGLVEVPANATLTQGIGAAGGFNVQRANTSRITLVRLNRDGTVSRRRIPFSLAAQPSANSNPVLQQGDVIVVERSGLTQFGDVVGNVFRPLGALGTLGIIINLLE; encoded by the coding sequence ATGGGGCACTTACCCTTAGCTCTGCTACAACGCCGGGGACTATCGGTGGTGATCGTGCTGGCGCTGAGTACAGCCCCGCTGATGCCCCGCCCCACCATTGCCCAAATGCCGCCTACGGCCCCCTACAACTTTGGGGTCAATCCGCTTGCCGACTACATTTTAGGGCCAGGGGATGTCCTGTTTGTGGAAGTGGTCAACCTGCCCAACAGCGTCACGAACCAGCGCCAGTTTCCGGTGAACCTCGATGGCACCGTCGTTTTACCCCTTGCCGGGCGGCTGCGGGTCGAGGGTCTCACCTTACCCCAAGCGGAACAAGTGATTCTCGATGCCTATAGTAAAGTCATGCGCTTTCCCGCCGTGACCGTTAACCTACAAACCCCACGACCGATGCGCATCCTAGTGGCAGGGGAGGTCACTCGCCCCGGCAGTTATACGGTTCCCTTTACCGGTATTTCCGTGGCAAGGGGTGGAGCTCCGACCGATGCCGTGGGGCTTTCCGGTGGCTTAACATGGCCACGCCTAACGGGGGTAATTGCCCAAGCGGGTGGCATTACCCAAGACGCGGACATTCGCAATGTTGAGATCCGTCGCCAACTGGGGAATGGCCAAACCGCCGTCACTAAAGTTAATCTTTGGGACTTAATTCAGTCGGGGGATGCTAACCAAGATTTAACCCTGCGCAGTGATGATGTGATCGTGATTCCCAAGGCCACCACCGTGAATGCTGCCGAAGCGGTGCGGCTGGCCTCTGCCACCTTTTCGCCCCAGACGATTCGGGTGCAAGTGGTGGGGGAAGTCCTCCGCCCAGGGCTAGTGGAGGTGCCCGCCAATGCCACCCTCACCCAAGGGATTGGGGCAGCGGGCGGGTTTAACGTACAGCGCGCCAACACCTCGCGCATTACCCTTGTGCGGCTGAATCGGGATGGAACAGTGAGCCGTCGGCGCATTCCCTTTAGTCTGGCGGCGCAGCCGAGCGCTAATAGCAATCCGGTGTTGCAACAGGGGGATGTGATTGTGGTGGAACGCTCGGGACTCACCCAGTTTGGCGATGTGGTGGGGAATGTTTTCCGGCCTCTGGGCGCCTTGGGAACCTTGGGGATTATTATCAATTTATTGGAGTAG
- a CDS encoding Hsp70 family protein codes for MTYAIDFGTSNTLVTRWNYAAQAAELVTVAGLSLGFGEVSALIPSLVYVEDAVLPLVVVGQQVRDRGLDVGGDRRFFSRFKRGIGAAVQGYLPDLDGCPMTFETVGTWFLRSLLTALKHSGGDLGDSLIFTVPVDSFETYRGWLLQVCEGFAIDQIRLLDEPTAAALGYGVADRPVVLVIDFGGGTLDLSLVELKTHDQQRAPLGFILKWGDRRWTDSYQQRPRMARVLGKAGLNLGGTDIDHWIVDYWQQRGITPNGMLLRLAERLKIQLSQQTHAQEVYFDADTFTTLELSLERAELEDILRQQQFFQRLEEALTHVLHQGRRQGIAPEAIDAVLLVGGTTQIPAVQDWIGEYFDRSKMSSHQPFTAVAMGALALTQGLELKDFLYHSYGIRFWDRKLNRHGWHPIIQRGQPYPLREPVELILGASTEGQPSIELVIGELGDEQGGVEIFFDGDRLITRSAGQLTVQPLNDTPQGKTLAKLDPPGYPGSDRIKVLFQVDSDRQLRITVEDLLTQEQLVNNQVVTQLR; via the coding sequence GTGACCTACGCAATTGATTTTGGCACTAGTAACACCCTTGTGACCCGCTGGAACTATGCTGCCCAAGCGGCAGAGTTGGTTACGGTGGCAGGGTTATCGCTGGGGTTTGGCGAGGTGAGTGCCCTCATTCCGAGCCTAGTTTATGTGGAGGATGCGGTACTGCCCTTGGTGGTGGTGGGACAGCAGGTGCGAGATCGGGGGCTGGATGTGGGGGGCGATCGCCGGTTTTTCTCGCGGTTTAAGCGGGGTATTGGCGCAGCGGTGCAGGGTTATCTGCCGGATCTAGATGGTTGCCCGATGACGTTTGAAACGGTGGGAACTTGGTTTTTGCGCAGTCTCCTCACTGCCTTGAAGCACAGTGGCGGTGATTTGGGCGACTCCCTCATTTTTACGGTACCCGTGGATAGTTTTGAAACCTATCGGGGCTGGCTATTGCAGGTGTGCGAGGGGTTTGCTATTGATCAGATTCGCCTCTTGGATGAACCCACGGCAGCAGCGCTAGGCTATGGTGTCGCCGATCGCCCCGTGGTTCTCGTCATTGATTTTGGTGGCGGCACGCTCGATTTGTCCCTAGTAGAACTGAAAACCCACGACCAGCAGCGCGCTCCCCTAGGCTTTATTCTCAAGTGGGGCGATCGCCGGTGGACCGATAGCTACCAGCAACGACCCCGTATGGCACGGGTCTTGGGCAAGGCTGGCCTTAACCTAGGCGGCACCGACATTGATCACTGGATTGTGGATTATTGGCAGCAGCGTGGGATTACCCCCAACGGTATGTTACTGCGCCTAGCAGAGCGGTTAAAAATTCAACTCTCCCAGCAGACCCATGCGCAGGAGGTGTATTTTGATGCCGATACCTTTACCACCCTTGAGCTAAGCCTAGAGCGGGCAGAGTTGGAGGACATTTTGCGGCAGCAGCAGTTCTTTCAACGCTTAGAAGAGGCGCTGACCCACGTGCTACACCAAGGTCGCCGCCAAGGCATTGCGCCAGAAGCCATTGATGCTGTTCTCTTGGTGGGCGGAACCACCCAAATCCCGGCAGTACAGGATTGGATTGGTGAGTATTTTGACCGCAGTAAAATGAGCAGTCACCAACCCTTTACGGCGGTGGCCATGGGTGCCCTCGCGCTAACCCAAGGGCTAGAACTCAAAGACTTTTTGTACCATAGCTATGGCATCCGCTTTTGGGATCGCAAACTCAATCGCCATGGCTGGCATCCAATTATTCAGCGGGGTCAGCCCTACCCGCTGCGGGAGCCGGTGGAATTGATCCTAGGTGCTTCGACGGAGGGGCAACCCAGTATTGAACTGGTGATTGGTGAGCTAGGGGATGAGCAAGGGGGGGTAGAAATTTTTTTTGATGGCGATCGCCTCATCACCCGCAGTGCCGGTCAACTAACGGTGCAACCGCTGAATGACACGCCCCAAGGCAAAACCCTCGCCAAACTGGATCCCCCCGGCTACCCCGGCAGCGATCGCATTAAAGTTCTCTTTCAGGTGGATAGCGATCGCCAACTGCGGATTACGGTAGAAGATTTGCTCACCCAAGAGCAACTGGTGAATAATCAAGTTGTTACTCAACTGCGTTAA
- a CDS encoding family 10 glycosylhydrolase, whose protein sequence is MVRRRYRLWLLISLLCISLCYTLLPAQAQSVTPIRGVWLTANDMPMLRDRPRLVAALNDLQRLNFNTLYPVVWNSGYVGFPSATATTLGIQPFVLRGVQDYDILRELTEQAHCRNLLVIPWFEFGFMVPETSELALAHPDWLTQGVNGETTRLTAAGEVAWLNPFHPEVQAFLTNIVLEVLRQYPVDGIQFDDHLSLPTEFGYDPYTRSLYEQETKKPVPTNPRDEAWMRWRADKLTAFVKTLRQRVKQEFPSAIFSLSPTTLPTAYQSFLQDWPQWVAQDIPDELVVQVYRYNLPSFVQQLAQPELLQAQAKIPTAVGVLTGLRTNPVPMALVDAKVEAAQRSGFGVSFFFYETLWERAPEPREVRQNALLFHFRQPLPRRTFAQACARG, encoded by the coding sequence ATGGTGCGTCGTCGCTATCGCCTTTGGCTGCTGATTAGCTTGCTCTGTATCAGCCTGTGCTATACGCTGCTTCCTGCTCAGGCGCAGAGCGTTACCCCCATTCGTGGGGTCTGGTTAACAGCAAATGATATGCCAATGCTGCGCGATCGCCCCCGCCTTGTGGCAGCCCTTAACGATTTACAACGCCTGAACTTTAATACCCTCTATCCGGTGGTGTGGAATTCCGGCTATGTGGGGTTCCCCAGCGCCACCGCCACCACCCTCGGCATTCAACCCTTTGTGCTGCGGGGGGTGCAAGACTATGACATCCTGCGCGAACTCACCGAGCAAGCCCACTGCCGCAACCTACTGGTGATCCCATGGTTTGAATTTGGCTTTATGGTGCCGGAAACCTCAGAACTGGCCCTTGCCCACCCCGATTGGCTCACCCAAGGGGTCAACGGCGAAACCACCCGCCTCACTGCGGCGGGAGAGGTGGCATGGCTCAACCCGTTCCATCCCGAGGTGCAGGCCTTTCTCACCAACATTGTCCTCGAAGTCTTGCGCCAGTACCCGGTGGATGGCATTCAGTTTGACGACCACCTGAGTTTGCCAACAGAGTTTGGCTACGATCCCTATACCCGCAGCCTCTACGAACAGGAAACAAAAAAGCCAGTGCCGACCAATCCCCGCGATGAAGCCTGGATGCGCTGGCGTGCCGATAAACTCACCGCCTTTGTCAAAACCTTGCGTCAGCGGGTAAAGCAGGAGTTTCCCAGTGCCATTTTTTCCCTCTCCCCCACAACGCTGCCGACGGCCTACCAAAGCTTTTTGCAGGACTGGCCGCAGTGGGTCGCTCAAGACATTCCCGATGAACTGGTGGTGCAGGTCTATCGCTATAACCTGCCCAGCTTTGTGCAACAACTGGCTCAACCGGAATTACTCCAAGCACAGGCAAAAATTCCTACGGCGGTGGGGGTGCTCACAGGACTGCGCACGAATCCTGTTCCCATGGCCTTGGTGGATGCCAAGGTGGAGGCGGCTCAACGCTCGGGCTTTGGTGTGTCTTTTTTCTTTTACGAAACCCTGTGGGAGCGTGCCCCTGAACCGCGGGAGGTGCGTCAAAATGCCCTATTATTTCATTTTCGGCAACCGCTGCCGCGCCGTACCTTTGCCCAAGCCTGTGCTCGAGGTTAG
- a CDS encoding AMP-binding protein → MTAAAYTYTPVTGLEGDAPLPDHFLPYKSLKSLPEIWPLLAQRHGDVVALDAPYEEPATRITYSELYQRIQRFAAGLQALGVSVGDRVALFADNSPRWLIADQGSMMAGAINVVRSGTADPQELLYILRDSGSTVLLVENLATLQKLQAGLEETMVRTVVLLSAEAPELESFSLRLLNFGQVFNEGQYGTVRAVAIAPRDLATLMYTSGTTGQPKGVMVTHGGLLSQILNLWAVVQPSVGDRTLSILPIWHAYERVAEYFLFAAGCTQTYTNLRHFKTDLKRCKPQYMIAVPRIWEGFYEGVQKQLRDAPASKRRLAQFFLSVGRQYVLQRRLLTGLSLTNPDPSGWEKFVARVQTILLKPLYTLGEKRVYSKVREATGGEIKQIISGGGALAPHLDTFYEVIGLEVLVGYGLTETAVVLTARRYWRNLRGAAGQPIPDTAIKIVHPETKEPVAFGQKGLVLAKGPQVMRGYYNKPEATAKVLDSEGWFDTGDLGYLTPAGDLVLTGRQKDTIVLSNGENIEPQPIEDACMRSPYIDQIMLVGQDQKALGALIVPNLEALEQWAAAKGYRLDVPNRPTPEGVGELVTLESKAIQDLYRQELLREVQNRPGYRPDDRIATFRFVLEPFTIENGL, encoded by the coding sequence ATGACAGCGGCGGCCTATACCTATACTCCCGTGACCGGGCTAGAGGGGGATGCTCCACTTCCGGATCACTTTTTGCCCTACAAATCCCTAAAATCTTTGCCGGAAATATGGCCGCTGTTGGCGCAGCGCCATGGGGATGTAGTTGCCCTCGATGCGCCCTACGAAGAGCCAGCTACTCGCATTACCTATAGTGAACTCTACCAGCGCATTCAACGCTTTGCGGCGGGGCTGCAGGCCCTCGGGGTGAGTGTCGGCGATCGCGTGGCGCTGTTTGCCGATAATAGCCCCCGCTGGCTGATTGCCGACCAAGGCAGTATGATGGCCGGTGCCATTAATGTGGTGCGCAGTGGTACTGCCGACCCCCAAGAACTCCTTTACATTTTGCGCGACAGTGGCTCCACCGTGCTCTTGGTGGAAAACCTCGCCACGCTCCAGAAGTTACAGGCGGGCCTAGAGGAGACGATGGTGAGAACCGTCGTATTGCTGAGTGCCGAGGCACCGGAACTGGAGTCCTTCTCGCTGCGGTTGCTGAACTTCGGCCAAGTATTTAACGAAGGCCAGTACGGCACGGTGCGGGCGGTGGCGATCGCCCCCAGGGACTTGGCCACCTTAATGTACACCTCCGGTACCACCGGCCAACCCAAGGGGGTCATGGTCACCCACGGCGGGTTACTGAGTCAAATTCTGAACCTCTGGGCCGTTGTGCAGCCCAGTGTGGGCGATCGCACCCTGAGTATTTTGCCCATCTGGCACGCCTACGAACGGGTGGCCGAGTACTTTTTGTTTGCGGCTGGCTGTACCCAAACCTATACCAACTTGCGCCACTTCAAAACAGATCTCAAGCGCTGTAAACCCCAGTACATGATTGCCGTGCCCCGCATTTGGGAGGGCTTTTACGAAGGGGTGCAAAAGCAACTGCGGGATGCACCGGCTAGTAAGCGGCGCTTGGCGCAATTCTTCCTGAGTGTGGGTCGCCAGTACGTCCTGCAACGGCGGCTGCTCACCGGCCTGAGTTTAACCAACCCCGATCCAAGCGGCTGGGAAAAATTTGTTGCCCGCGTGCAGACAATACTGCTCAAACCCCTTTATACCCTTGGCGAAAAACGGGTGTACAGCAAAGTGCGGGAAGCCACCGGCGGCGAAATTAAACAAATTATTAGTGGTGGGGGTGCCCTTGCCCCGCACCTTGACACCTTCTATGAAGTCATTGGCCTCGAGGTGCTGGTGGGGTATGGCCTCACTGAAACAGCCGTGGTGCTAACGGCACGCCGCTATTGGCGTAACCTACGGGGGGCTGCGGGGCAACCCATTCCCGATACCGCCATTAAAATTGTCCACCCCGAAACGAAGGAACCTGTGGCCTTTGGTCAAAAAGGGCTAGTCCTTGCCAAAGGCCCTCAAGTGATGCGCGGCTACTATAACAAACCCGAAGCCACCGCCAAAGTCTTGGATAGCGAGGGCTGGTTTGACACCGGGGATTTGGGTTACCTTACGCCCGCCGGGGATCTGGTGCTCACCGGACGGCAAAAAGACACGATTGTGCTCAGCAATGGCGAAAACATTGAACCACAGCCCATCGAGGATGCCTGTATGCGCAGCCCGTACATTGACCAGATTATGCTGGTGGGCCAAGATCAAAAGGCGCTGGGAGCCTTGATTGTACCCAACTTGGAGGCTCTAGAGCAGTGGGCAGCCGCTAAAGGCTACCGCCTAGACGTGCCCAATCGTCCCACGCCTGAAGGGGTGGGTGAATTGGTGACCCTCGAGAGCAAAGCCATTCAAGACCTCTACCGCCAAGAACTTCTGCGGGAAGTCCAAAACCGTCCAGGGTACCGCCCGGACGATCGCATTGCCACATTTCGCTTTGTGCTTGAACCCTTTACTATAGAGAATGGTCTTTGA